The following are encoded in a window of Panicum virgatum strain AP13 chromosome 5N, P.virgatum_v5, whole genome shotgun sequence genomic DNA:
- the LOC120676358 gene encoding transcription factor BHLH148-like isoform X2 → MADDDDEDYLMSLFLVLPPELPAGSAFEAYQRRRRRPTLLESRLMMTGRGRSGAGANVHRRMFGYLRRVVRRGAAAGTVHPAPADDEATTLVRPPPSQPPRPRSSSRFRHIMRERLRRERLSQGFADLHALLPPGASSKGGKNDIVGAAVGYIRELEGRKGWLRARNQELLERAATRWSGGAARNAAAGGDMVVKVRAESQDRAAAVDAFETVLLRLKAMAALRVTDIRSCFCTGGMWMNVGVEGQVSTREVDEAITNALMGLAGNEPGRQDPRSIKPSFSCQVERGVPIG, encoded by the exons atggccgacgacgacgacgaggactaCCTGATGAGCCTCTTCCTGGTCCTCCCGCCGGAGCTGCCCGCGGGCAGCGCGTTCGAGGCGtaccagcgccggcgccggcgcccgacGCTGCTCGAGTCGCGCCTGATGATGACGGGCCGCGGGCGGTCCGGCGCCGGAGCGAACGTGCACCGGAGGATGTTCGGTTACCTGCGACGCGTTGTTCGTCGTGGCGCCGCGGCCGGAACTGTGCACCCGGCGCCCGCGGACGACGAGGCTACTACCCttgtgcggccgccgccgtcgcagccgccgcggccgcgcagcAGCTCGCGGTTCCGGCACATCATGCGCGAGCGGCTGCGGCGGGAGCGCCTCAGCCAGGGCTTCGCCGACCTCCACGCGCTCCTGCCCCCCGGCGCGTCGTCCAAA GGTGGCAAGAACGACATcgtcggcgcggcggtgggCTACATCCGGGAGCTCGAGGGGCGGAAGGGGTGGCTCCGCGCGAGGAATCAGGAGCTGCTGGAGCGGGCCGCCACCCGCTGGAgtggaggagcagcgaggaacgccgccgccggcggggacatGGTGGTGAAGGTGCGAGCCGAGAGCCAGGAccgtgcggcggcggtcgacgCGTTCGAGACGGTGCTCCTGCGCCTcaaggccatggcggcgctgcgggTGACGGACATCCGGTCGTGCTTCTGCACCGGCGGGATGTGGATGAACGTCGGAGTTGAGGGCCAG GTCTCCACGCGTGAGGTGGACGAGGCAATAACAAATGCCTTGATGGGGCTTGCGG GGAACGAACCCGGCAGGCAGGATCCAAGAAGCATCAAGCCCAGCTTTAGCTGCCAGGTCGAAAGGGGCGTTCCGATTGGTTGA
- the LOC120676358 gene encoding transcription factor BHLH148-like isoform X1: MADDDDEDYLMSLFLVLPPELPAGSAFEAYQRRRRRPTLLESRLMMTGRGRSGAGANVHRRMFGYLRRVVRRGAAAGTVHPAPADDEATTLVRPPPSQPPRPRSSSRFRHIMRERLRRERLSQGFADLHALLPPGASSKGGKNDIVGAAVGYIRELEGRKGWLRARNQELLERAATRWSGGAARNAAAGGDMVVKVRAESQDRAAAVDAFETVLLRLKAMAALRVTDIRSCFCTGGMWMNVGVEGQVSTREVDEAITNALMGLAGTPGNGLGIIQIQLDFGTWTLLDLDLVAYGHSFCVGCDRIGLCWIKSIG, from the exons atggccgacgacgacgacgaggactaCCTGATGAGCCTCTTCCTGGTCCTCCCGCCGGAGCTGCCCGCGGGCAGCGCGTTCGAGGCGtaccagcgccggcgccggcgcccgacGCTGCTCGAGTCGCGCCTGATGATGACGGGCCGCGGGCGGTCCGGCGCCGGAGCGAACGTGCACCGGAGGATGTTCGGTTACCTGCGACGCGTTGTTCGTCGTGGCGCCGCGGCCGGAACTGTGCACCCGGCGCCCGCGGACGACGAGGCTACTACCCttgtgcggccgccgccgtcgcagccgccgcggccgcgcagcAGCTCGCGGTTCCGGCACATCATGCGCGAGCGGCTGCGGCGGGAGCGCCTCAGCCAGGGCTTCGCCGACCTCCACGCGCTCCTGCCCCCCGGCGCGTCGTCCAAA GGTGGCAAGAACGACATcgtcggcgcggcggtgggCTACATCCGGGAGCTCGAGGGGCGGAAGGGGTGGCTCCGCGCGAGGAATCAGGAGCTGCTGGAGCGGGCCGCCACCCGCTGGAgtggaggagcagcgaggaacgccgccgccggcggggacatGGTGGTGAAGGTGCGAGCCGAGAGCCAGGAccgtgcggcggcggtcgacgCGTTCGAGACGGTGCTCCTGCGCCTcaaggccatggcggcgctgcgggTGACGGACATCCGGTCGTGCTTCTGCACCGGCGGGATGTGGATGAACGTCGGAGTTGAGGGCCAG GTCTCCACGCGTGAGGTGGACGAGGCAATAACAAATGCCTTGATGGGGCTTGCGGGTActcctgggaatggattgggCATAATCCAAATCCAATTGGATTTTGGCACTTGGACTTTATTGGATTTGGATCTAGTTGCATATGGACATTCATTTTGCGTTGGGTGTGATAGGATTGGATTATGTTGGATAAAAAGTATAGGATAA